One genomic region from Dehalococcoidia bacterium encodes:
- a CDS encoding MBL fold metallo-hydrolase translates to MEITWLGHACFRLKNRETTIVIDPFGAETGYNPRAIGEADVVIVSHDHPAHNNAGAVTGKPRVIQGPGEFEVGGVLITGVRTYHDGSKGTKLGRNTAYVVEMDEVRVCHLGDLGHIPTPDQAEALNGAEVLLVPVGGGTTLDAEAAAEVISLLEPRIVVPMHYQTPNATAKLDSLDAFCKQMGLAEPQPTARLNVTKTSLPLETTVTVLEYKR, encoded by the coding sequence TTGGAGATCACCTGGCTTGGCCATGCCTGCTTTCGTCTGAAGAACCGTGAAACCACGATCGTGATCGATCCGTTCGGCGCGGAGACGGGCTACAACCCCCGCGCGATCGGCGAGGCCGACGTCGTGATCGTCAGCCACGATCACCCGGCGCACAACAACGCCGGCGCCGTCACGGGCAAGCCCAGGGTCATTCAAGGCCCCGGCGAGTTTGAGGTCGGCGGCGTGCTGATCACCGGCGTGCGCACCTATCACGACGGCAGCAAGGGTACGAAGCTGGGCCGCAACACGGCCTACGTCGTCGAGATGGATGAGGTGCGCGTCTGTCACCTCGGCGACCTGGGCCACATTCCCACGCCGGACCAGGCGGAGGCGCTGAACGGCGCCGAAGTGCTGCTGGTGCCCGTGGGCGGCGGCACCACACTCGACGCCGAGGCGGCGGCCGAGGTGATCAGTCTGCTGGAGCCGCGCATCGTCGTGCCGATGCACTACCAGACGCCGAACGCCACGGCGAAGCTCGATTCGCTCGACGCCTTCTGCAAGCAGATGGGCCTGGCCGAGCCGCAGCCCACCGCGAGGCTGAACGTCACCAAGACGAGCCTGCCGCTGGAAACGACCGTGACCGTGCTGGAATACAAGCGGTAG
- a CDS encoding sigma-70 family RNA polymerase sigma factor yields MTTASPSDSDTVLVERARDDRAAFGALYERYVDRVYRYLYYRTASAADAEDLTARVFFQAISHLDGFEERGLPFGAWLMTIAHNLLANYHRDRSRRPTAPLESAPEPEGPSPIAEAEDAQAMRELIANLPPERQHLILLKYGEELSNAEIARAMNRSEGAIKSLLRRTLDTLRRDLEARGDLND; encoded by the coding sequence ATGACGACGGCCTCCCCCTCGGACTCGGATACCGTGCTGGTGGAACGCGCCCGCGACGACCGCGCCGCCTTCGGCGCGCTCTACGAACGCTACGTCGATCGCGTCTACCGCTACCTCTACTACCGCACGGCGTCGGCCGCCGACGCCGAGGACCTTACCGCGCGCGTTTTCTTCCAGGCGATCAGTCATCTCGACGGCTTCGAGGAGCGTGGCCTGCCCTTCGGCGCCTGGCTGATGACGATCGCGCACAATCTGCTCGCCAACTATCACCGCGACCGCTCGCGCCGGCCCACCGCGCCGCTAGAGAGCGCCCCGGAGCCGGAGGGCCCCTCCCCGATCGCCGAGGCCGAGGACGCGCAGGCGATGCGCGAGCTGATCGCCAACCTGCCGCCGGAACGCCAGCACCTGATCCTGCTAAAATACGGTGAGGAGCTGAGCAACGCCGAGATCGCCCGCGCCATGAACCGCAGCGAGGGCGCGATCAAGAGCCTGCTCAGACGCACGCTGGATACGCTGCGCCGCGATCTGGAAGCGCGCGGCGATCTCAACGATTAG